The Erwinia sorbitola nucleotide sequence TGTCTTACCGGAAGAACCGGTCAGCGCCACCACTCGTGCACCGGATTGCTGACGCACCCAGCCAGCCAGCTGACCGAGCGCAATACGGGTGTCAGCGACCACCACCTGGGGTACGGCCACAGGTAAGTGCTTACTCACTAATAATGCAAGCGCACCGGAAGTGAGCGCATCAGCAACAAACTCATGTGCATCAAAACGCTCGCCTTTGAGAGCGATGAACAGACAACCTGCGCTGACTTTACGGGTATCCGTAGTGACCGCATCAATTGACAGGTCGCCGCCATACAGCGTACCGCCGGTGATTTCGGCCAGCTGCTGTAGCGTGAAAGCGATCATGCTAATACCCCCAGCAGACGTGCCACGGTAATGCGATCGGAGTAGTCAAACCGCTGATTGCCAATAATCTGATAATCTTCATGGCCTTTGCCCGCAACCAGCACAATGTCGCCTTCCTGCGCCTGCATTACCGCGTTAGTGACCGCTTGCGCACGCCCCATCACTACGCGCGCACGGCCCGCATCCAGCAGCCCGCTGAGAATATCGGTAACAATCGCTGCCGGATCCTCACTGCGCGGATTGTCGTCGGTAATTACCACCACGTCGGCAAACTGTTCGGCAATTGCCCCCATCAGCGGGCGTTTACCCTTGTCACGATCGCCGCCGCAACCAAACAGACACCACAGCTGGCCTTTACAGTGCAGGCGCGCCGCAGCCAGAGCTTTTTCCAGCGCGTCCGGGGTGTGGGCATAATCCACCACCACCGTTGGTTTACCTGGCGCACTGAACACTTCCATACGCCCGGTGACCGGCAGCAGCCTGTCGCCGGTAGCGATAAGTTCAGCCAGTGGATAATCCAGAGACAGCAATGTCGCCAGCGCCACCAGCAGGTTGCTGACGTTAAATGCCCCCATCAGGCGGCTTTCAATTTCACCGTTCCCCCAGCTGGACTCAAAGCGCACTAACGCGCCACCATCGTGATAGTTGACGTCGGTCGCTTTCAGCCAGCGCCCACGGCAGCCCGGCTGTAAATTGTTTTCCATGGTGACGGCAACGGCGTCCGGCAGTCTTTCCAGCCAGCGGCGTCCCACTTCATCATCGGCATTAATAATTGCCTGCCCCACCTGATGCTCGGAGAACAGCAGCCATTTTGCGGCTTCATAGCGCGCCATGTCGCCGTGATAATCGAGGTGGTCGCGGCTGAGATTAGTAAAGGCTGCGGCAGCAAACGGCAGAGCTGCAACGCGGTGCTGCACCAGACCGTGCGAAGAGACTTCCATCGCCGCCAGCGTTGCGCCCTTGTTGACCAGTGACGCCAGCAGATGCTGAACATCTACCGCCGAACCTGTGGTGTTCTCTGCCGGAGCCAGCTGACCATAGACGCCGTTACCAACGGTGCCCATTACGGCACCGGTTTCGCCCAGCAGCTGTGCCCATTGCGCCAGCAGC carries:
- the murE gene encoding UDP-N-acetylmuramoyl-L-alanyl-D-glutamate--2,6-diaminopimelate ligase, whose amino-acid sequence is MTDRNLRDLLAPWVPGAPELPLREMTLDSRIAASGDLFVAIKGHAADGRRFIPQAIAQGVTAVIAEAEGEAEDGQIVQMHGVPVIYLAQLSQRLSALAGRFYQQPGEKLKLIGVTGTNGKTTITQLLAQWAQLLGETGAVMGTVGNGVYGQLAPAENTTGSAVDVQHLLASLVNKGATLAAMEVSSHGLVQHRVAALPFAAAAFTNLSRDHLDYHGDMARYEAAKWLLFSEHQVGQAIINADDEVGRRWLERLPDAVAVTMENNLQPGCRGRWLKATDVNYHDGGALVRFESSWGNGEIESRLMGAFNVSNLLVALATLLSLDYPLAELIATGDRLLPVTGRMEVFSAPGKPTVVVDYAHTPDALEKALAAARLHCKGQLWCLFGCGGDRDKGKRPLMGAIAEQFADVVVITDDNPRSEDPAAIVTDILSGLLDAGRARVVMGRAQAVTNAVMQAQEGDIVLVAGKGHEDYQIIGNQRFDYSDRITVARLLGVLA